The DNA window GTGCCGCAGCGCGCTCTGTTCGGCCTCCGACCCGAACACCTTGAGCACCGATAAAGCTGCCACGTCCACTTCGCCGCGGGCGGCCCGACCGAGCGCCGCCGACCCGAGCAGCCGCAGCGCGTAATAATCCATCACGATGGTGGCGTAGTGGTCGGCGTTGACCTCGTCCGCCGGCCGATAGTCCTCGAGCAGTTGTTCGAGCCGGTTCGCGAAGGCCATCCACATCAGGGTGCGTTCGTGGCCGAGCGAGCCGTTGGCCACCCGCCATCCGCCATTAAGCGGGCCGAGCAGGTTGTCCGCGGGCACCCGGACATCGTTGAAGAACACCTCGTTGAAGTCCAGTTCGCCCGAATCGTAGACCGAGGGGAAGGGCCGACGCACCAGCCCGGGCGTGTCGGTCGGGATGAGAAGCGCGCTGATTCCCTTGTGTCTGGGCGCGTTCGGGTCCGTGCGGACAAAGGTCAGGATGACGTCGGCGTCGTGGGCGCCGGAAGTCCAAACTTTCTGCCCATTGACCACGAACTCATCACCGACCAACTCGGCCTTCGTCCGCAGCCCGGCCAGGTCGGAGCCGGCGCCGGGCTCACTCATACCGAGCGACGCGGTCTTTTCGGCGCGCAGGATCGGGACGGCCCAGCGCCGCTTCTGCTCCTCGGTGCCGAAGGACAACAGCGACGCCGCGATGATGCCGACGCCTTGGGGGTTGAAGCAGTGATAGATCCGGCGCCGCGACAGCTCCTCGCGATGTACGAACTGCTGCAGAATGTTTGCGTTGCGGCCGCCGAATTCCGGTGGGTTGCCCGGCAGTAGCCACCCGTGGTCGAACTGGAGCCGCTGCCAGCGGCGCGACCATTCGGGAACGTGTGACGTCGACGAGGGCCGCTCCGCGGCTTGAGCCTGCGTCGGGAGATGTTCGGTGAGAAAGCCGACGAACTCCGCGCGGAAGGCCTCTACTTCGGCGTCAAAGGTGAGTTGCACGGTCCAGACCTAGAGCGGCTCAACGCGTGAATCCCCACTCCGCCTCGTTCTCTTCGGTTTTCAGGTGCTCGGCCGGATCCTCGCTGTCGGCGAGCGGCGGGTTATGGGAAGGCGAGGTGCGTTCACCGATCTCCGCGATGGCGTGTACCGGGCAGTCGAGCAGCGCCCGCATCACCGCGTCGCGATCGGACTCCGCCACGGTGCCGTCCCCGATCAGGGATGCGTACCCCCAGTCGTCCAGCGAGAAGTACCCCGGCGCGTGTTTGGCGCAGATGCCGAAGCCGTCGCAAATGGTGCGGTCCAGACGGATTTTCATGCGTGCCTCACAGGTTCCGCCTCGTAGGGACGGTCGGCGCGGAACGCGCCGCGGGCACAGTCCGGGCACCTGCCGCCGAGATGCGCATCGACTTCGTCCGGGAACTGATCGAGCAGGCCGGCCGCAACATTGGTAGCGGCATCCAGCGTTGCGCACGCGCCGCGTCCACGCAGCAGCACCGACCAGCGGCGCAACCGTTCGACATCTTCGGTCGTCGCGGCGCCGTCGCGCAGCGCACCGGCGGCCGCGGCCATCGCCGCCGTCCCGTTGAAGCACGATCCGCATTGCCCGGCGTTTTCGCGGTCGAAGTAGGCCAGCACCGAGGCCGCCACCGCAACGGGGCAGTCGCCGGTGATCACCGAAATCGCGCCGCAGCCCAGACCGCTGCCCACACGTCGCATCGTCTCGTGGTCCAGGGTCGTCTCCAACACGGAGCGGTTGAGCAACCCGGCGAAGTACCCGCCCATCAACGCGCCCCGCACCTGCTCGGCCGAAACCCCATGCAACACAAGCAATTCGGTGAACGGTAGGCCGAGGGGGAGCTCGTAGAGAACCGGCGGCTTACCGGCCCCGGTGATGGTGGCCAAAAAGGTGCCCGGCGACAGCGTCGTGCCCTGCGACCGGAACTCCGCCGAACCGTGGCCCTGCAGGTAGGGCAGGTTCGCCAGGGTCTCGACATTGCTCACCAACGTGGGCCGGTCGTCGACTCCCGTTTCGAAGGGGCGCGGCGGTTTGTCCGTCGGCTTGGCCGGACCGCCGTTGATCGCCCGCACCGCCGCGGTCTCCTCGCCGGCAACGTATCCCGGCTGCACGGTGAGCATTTCGATCGCGACCCCGAGCGCGTCGGGCTCCAGTTCGCCGAGCGCGGATTCCACGCTGTGCGCCGACTCCGGGTCGGACACATACACGTAGGCGCGGTCGGCGCCCACCACCGCCGCGGCCAACCGCAATCCGTCCAGGACCAGGTGGGGGCGGTTGCGCAGCAGCCAGCGGTCTTTGACCGAAGCCGGTTCTCCCTCCTCGCCATTAGCGACGACGACGGGTCCGCCGGTGTCCACGATGAAGCGCCCGTTGTCGCGCACCGTCCGCAGCTTCACCGCCAGCGGAAACGCCGCACCGCCACGGCCGACGAGACCGCTGGCGTCGACTTCGCTCAGGAATTCATCGGCATCGGCGAGCGGGCGGTAGCCGCCGAGCTTGCGATAGGCGACCAGGTCTTCTCGGCCCTGGGCTTGCTCACACAGCAGCCGCGGTGTGCACCCGGGGAAGGTCGCGGTGGTGATGGTGGTGGTGGACTGGGTGGTGTTCAAAGCTGGCCTGCCATCGTCTTAGTTAGGCTTGCGCACATGCGAACTGCGGTGGTGCGGGTCAACGTCGACCCGAAAGGCGTGCTGACGCCCGCACAACTACGTGACGGCATGGCGGCGCTCCTCGAGCACGTTGCGGCGGCCGGCGCCGACATGGTCGAGAACGATCTGACGTCCATGCCCGCAAGCCGCCGCGAAGTGGAATTGCTCATCGCGGCCGAAGACGGCGACACGGCCAAAGGCACCGCAATCGGGCTGTGCGCCAGAGCGTTTGACGCCACGCCCATTCCCGGCGTAATCACGTTTGTCAGCCGCGGGACCGACGACGATGCCCATGGGGTGCTGTCCGCCTTTGGGCTGACCGGTGACATCGAGCGCATGCCCGGCGATGACGGATTCGACATCGTCCACGTGACGCTGCGCGAGAAGGATCTCGAACGGATTCCGGAAAGCCGCGTCCACACGGCGCTGGAGGCGTCGCTCAACTGCGAGGTCCACATCTACACTCGGTGATGCACCGTTTCGCGCCATTACGAGCCCAGGAATTCCAGAATCGCAGGTGCCGCCTGCACCCAGGTGTCGAACATGTTGAAGTGTTGCACCCTGCCCGCGGCGCGGTCTTCGGACGCACGCTCCCAGGCGTCCTCGGGCCACGGCGGGTCGATGAGCTTCGACCCCTTGATCAGGCAGCTGACTTCCAGCGACGTCCGCTTCGGATGATCCATGTCATTCTCGCCGCCGCGAATGATCAACGTGGGGACCTTGATCCGGTCGAACATCTCGTCCTCGACGCCCGGAATGGTCTGTCCCGGCTTGGAGACGAAGGCGTTGAGCCAGCGCAACATCAACTTCAGGAACTCATCCTTGTCGAAGTCGAGGAACCGTTGCTTGTTGTTCGGGTTCTCCTCGATGCGCTCACGCCATTCGGCCACCTTCACCACGCCGTCCATGCCGGTGCCGCGGACCGCGAGGATGCTGGGAATGATGTAGAAGGAGCCGAGCACGAAGGTGCCGTAGGTGCCACCGACGATGTTCCACACCACAAGCTTGGTGACCATCTCGGGGTAGAGCATCGTGGTCAGCATGGAATCCCTTGCCCCGCCGGAACCTCCGGCCAGGATGCAGTGCTCAAAGCCCAGGCCGGTCACCAGCTTGTGCAGCGTCTCGGCGCGCATATGCGACTCGCTCTGGCCGTAGAACTGCACATCCGAGGCGCCGCAGTTCGGCCGGTCCCACAGCAGCACCCGGTAGCCACCGGCCGCCAGGGCGTCGGCCAGCGGACGTAGGCCGGGGATCTCCTTGCTGAACCGGCCGCCCGGCGTCAGGGCGATGAGATCGCCAGAGTCACCGAGGATTTCGTAGACGACGTTTCCCCCGTTGATCTCAATAGATGGCACCGATTCTCCTGTAGTTAGGCCTGAACCAAAACGTCGTTCCCGACGACGCGCACCGGATAGGTACGGATACTCCATTCCGGCTTGACCGCGGTGGTGCCGGTCGCCAGCTCGAAACCCCATTGGTGCCAAGGGCAGTAGATGTATTCCAGGTCGCGCACCATGACGGAGTCGCCCGGCGCGGTCTCGTCGACGATCGTGCGCCCCCGGGCCCGTCCCGAACACAGCGGGCCGCCTTGGTGGGGGCAGTAGTTCGCGATGGCGTAGAAGGTGCCGTTGACGTTGTAGACGCCCACGCCGTGCCGCCCGATCGGTACCAGTTTGTGTGTGCCCGGCGGGATTTCGTCTACCGTCGCGACGACATGCTCGCGGCCCTGGGCGAGACGTGGCTCGGGCCGCTTGGTTTCTTCCGTCAACTCAGAGCACCCGGACTTGACCCTCGAGAACCGGAACGGTCTCGGGCAGGTGATAGGTCGCGATGCCGTTCTTGTACATGACCGCGTCGCGGGCGTGCTTGGGTAGGTGCTTGACCAACCAGCGCGGGTCGTCGAACGTCCAGTGCGGGTAGTCCGAGGAGAAGAGCAAAATCTTCTCGCACTCCATCCATTCCAGCGCCCGGGTCAACTCGGTTTTGTCTTCGGGATAGTCCAGCGGCTGGGTGGTGAACTTGATGTGGTCCTTCACGTACTCCGACGGCTTGCGCTTGATGTCCACCCACGACTTGCGTGCTTCGTAGATCGCGTCCATGCGCCACATCAGCGGAAGGATCCAGGTGAACGCGTGCTCGACGAACACGATCCGCAGCGTCGGGAACCGGTCGAACACGCCGTCGAAGATCAGGCTCATCACCTGGTTCGCGGCCAGCAGCGAGTAGGTGACCATGAAATCGTGGTTGTAGCTGGGGTATCCCACCGGCGGCATCGGCAGCTCGTCGAAGTGGCTGCGCGACAGGTGACAGCTCACCGGGATGTCGTGCTTGGTGGCGGCCGCCCAGATCGGGTCGTACTTGGGATTGCCCCACGGCGGCCGCGGCTCGGCTTTGATCAGAATCTGCGCCATGTAGGGATGACCGGCCCAGCGCTCGATCTCGCGCACGGACTCTTCGGGCTCCTCGATCGTGGCACAAATCGACCCGCGCCACCGCTGGTGCCAGTTGTTGTGGCTGTCCAGCCAGTGATTGGCCTGCCAGTCGTTGAGCGCACACGACATCGCGTGCTGCGCTTCGGGAATGCGGGCCGGGTAGGCGGCGGGCTCCAGTATCGCGATGTCGGCGCCGGCCTCCATGATCAGCTGGCGAAACGCCAAGTCCGGGTCGCTGCAAGGGAATTCGCCGTTGGGCGGGAAGGTGTCCACCCGCATCGCGTAGGAGTGCGCGTAGTCGGGGGCGTCGTAGTAGATCTGCTCGCCCACGTTCCGGGTGAGGAAGTACTTGCTGCGCCAGGGCTCGGGGAGGTAGGGGAGGAGCTCTCCGCGCTTGGGCGCCGGGTGGACATCCGAGTCGACGCACCGGACGGCTATACGCTCGGCAGCGGGAGCCCGCTCCTGCGAATGGGTCAACGTCATCTGAAACTCCTCGGTCTCACGTCGTACTTCTACTGTGCGCCCACCCCGGCGGGAATGTCTATGCCGTAGAGCTGCGCCGCGTTGCGCCAGCACAGCTTCTCGCGCTGCTCGGCGGACAACGCGCTGGGCAGTTTCTTGACATCACCGCACTGCCAGTGTGGATAGCTCGAACCGAACATCACCATGTCGTCCTTGCCGGTGAAGCCGAACCATTCGCCGGCGAACTCGACGTCGCCGGGTCCGTCCAGGCTGCCCTGAACGAAATACACGTGACCGGGCAGGTAGTCGCTGGGAATGCGCGGCGCCCACGGTGTCTGCTCCAGGTGCGGCCGGCCGAACGTGTCCATGCGCCAGATGAAGGGCGTCACGAAGTCCGCGGCGCCGTCGCCCCAGACGAACTTGAGGCCGTCGAAGCGCTCGAACACGCCCTCGGCGATCATGTTCATCAGGTGGTACAGGTAGTTCAGCGCCATGAAGCTGACGTACTGCTCGTAGGTCCGGGTGTTCCCGTTTGGCGTCGGCGCAAAAGCGATGCCCGAGCCGACCTCGATGTGTGCGGCCACGGGCAGGCCGGCATCGACGGCGGCCTCCCAGATCGGCCAGAACTGGGGCTTGCCGTAGAGCTCACGGGACTGCAGCGGGACGCCGATCTGGACCACGCGTGGATGCGCACGCCACTTCTCGATCTCGCGCAGCGCGCCGGGGATGTCGTCGGGGTTTACCCGGATGGTGCCGCGGAAACGCTGGCCGAACTCGCCGGAGTCCAGCCAGTTCGACACCATCATCTCGTTGTGCGCGGCATGCAGCGCGCTGCCCAGGTGCCGGTCCGGCATGATGCCGCGGGCCATCGGATGCAGCACCGCCACATCGACACCGCGCTTCGAAAACAGTTCATTTGCAACGAATTCCGGATCCGAACCCGGGTAATGGCGGTCGGGGCCCTCGGTGTTGGGCGCGTACTCACCGCCGGGGGCGCCGTACCAGTCCATCTCGTAGTCGGGGAAGCCGCGGCTCTTGAACGGCTCGCGCAGGGTTTTGCGCAGCGCCTTATTGGACGGGAAGAAGATGTGCACGCTCGCGTCGATCAGCGGTGTGCTTGTCCCGTCAGCGTGTGTGATCACCAGACCCACCCTTCGGCTCCGGCGGCCAACGCAGGTCGTGCAAGGTCATATGCTAGCCAATCTAACATTTTCTTCAATCGTCTATCAATGGGGTTCCGGTAAGCATTTCGTTTAATCATCGCCCCTGGTAGCGGGCGTTTCGTCATTACTTCGGCAAGTAGCGTTCTTCAATGAGGATAATACCATTCTCTCGGTTGGGGACGGGTGCGATTCGCGGGGTTATCACCAACCCGGCCGGCCCGACGGGCTAATCCGAAGGCCCGCCCACCGTCACGCCGGCGGCCCGCTCGAACGGTTTGATCACCGTCGTGAAATCGGAATCGGGCCCTTCATCGCGAGCCAGTGCCTCCCACAGCCGGCCGGTCGTCTCCGCGACCACTGCGGGCACGCCGAGCGCTCTGGCCTCGTCGAGATAAAGACGTACATCTTTGAGCATCAGCCCGGTGGCAAAGCCGTAGTCGAAGGTGCGCGGCAGGATCGCGCGGGGGAACTTGTCGCGGCTTGCGCTCGTCGCGCCGGACCCCGCGTTGAGCACCTCGATCATCACGCCGGGGTCGAGGCCGGCTTTGACGCCCATCACGACAACCTCCGCGGTCGCGGCCAACACGTTCGCTGCCAGGATGTTGTTCGCCAGCTTCATCGTCTGCGCCGAACCGGGCTTGTCGCCGACATACACCGGCCGGCCCAAGGCCTCGAGCACGGTTCGTACGACAGCGAATTCGTCGTGCGGGCCGGACACCATCAGCGCCAGCGTCCCCTTCTCGGCCCCGCCGACACCCCCGCTGACCGGGCTGTCCATCCCCACGATGTTGCGCTCGGCCAGAACGCCATGGATCTGCACCGCCATTTGGCTACCGACAGTGGACAAGTCGACGTAACGCTGCACCCGTGCGCCTTCGATCACGCCCGCGGCGCCGGTTGCCACCTCGAGTGACGCGCCCGGGGTGGGAAGGCTGGCCAGTACCGTCTCGGCGTGATCGGCGACCTCTTTGGGCGACGACGCCGGGCGCGCCCCCAGGGCGACGACGCGCTCGAGGGCCTCGCTGCGCGTGTCGAAAGCGACGACGTCGTGCTTCTTTTCGATGAGGCGACATGCCATGGGGAAGCCCATGTTTCCCAGCCCGATGAACCCGACCTCCACGATGCGCTCCTAATCTCGATGGTTGCGACCCGCTGCGCCCGGCTTCGCCGCGCTACCGATCGCCACGGTCCCGATCCCGTTCGGCGAACGCCTCACCCGCGATGCGAAAGCTGTCGACGGCGGCCGGCACGCCGGCGTAGATGGCCACCTGCAGGAAGACTTCGCGGATTTCCTCCCGGGTGACACCGTTGGTCAGCGCCGCCTTGACATGGGTGCGCAGTTCGTTGGGCCGATTGAGCACCGAGATCATCGCCAGGTTGAGCAGGCTGCGGGTCTTTCGCGGCAGCTCCTCGCGGCCCCACACGGCTCCCCAGCAGTACTCGGTGACGAGATCTTGCAGGGGTCCGGTGAAGTCGTCGGCGTCGGCCAGCGCGCGTTTGACGTACTCCTCGCCCAGCACCTCGGAGCGGATGTGGAGACCCCGCTGGTAGGTTTCGCGATCCAATGCTTCCTCCTTCGATTCGGGGAGTGGCCCCGTTGCTGCCGTGTGTGCGCCGCCGAAATTCCGGTTGCCTGAGGCAGTCTTGCACCGTCGCCGCCCCGTGGCGTCTACAGTCGAGGTTCACATGGACCTGCCCGCTCGTGTCCTCGTTCCCGCCCGGGGACCGCTGGAAGTTGGCTTTACGCTCAATTATTCTGTGGCGGTTGGGAATACATGTGCTCGCAGTGCAGGTCCTGTCGCGACTCTAGACGTTGAGGAGAAGCAGTGACCGGAGCAAGCGCGGACATTTGGGAAGTGATGTCGACGGCCCGAACGATCCGGCGCTTCACCGACGAGCCGGTGGACGACGCGACCCTGGTGCGGTGTCTCGAGGCGGCCAGGTGGGCTCCCTCGGGCGCCAATGCCCAGGGATGGCGTTTCGTGGTGCTGCGGTCACCCGAGCAGCGTGCCGTGGTGGCCAAGGCCGCCGCGCACGCCCTGGAAGTGATCGAGCCGGTCTACGGTATGAGCCGGCCCGCCGCCGACGACAACAGCCGCCGCGCCCGCACCTACCGTGCGACCTACGAATTGCACGACCGCGCCGGTGAATTCACCTCGGTGCTGTTCGCCCAGGCGCACTACCCGACGGCGTCGGAACTCCTGCTCGGCGGTTCGATCTTTCCCGCCATGCAGAACTTTCTGCTGGCCGCGCGCGCCCAGGGGCTGGGCGCCTGCCTGACCAGCTGGGCCTCGTACGGCGGGGAGCAGCTGCTCAGGGACGCCGTCGGGATCCCCGAGGGCTGGATGGTCGCCGGCCACATCGTGGTCGGGTGGCCGAAGGGCAACCATGGGCCGCTGCGGCGTCGCCCGCTGGCCGAGTTCGTGAACCTCGACCGCTGGGACAACGCCGCCGACGGCCTCGTGACCAGCACCTAGGGTGCCGGAGGAATTCCACCCGTCACCGGCCTTCCGGTGACCCCATGCCCGATTTACGAGATTATTACTTCCGCAACCGAGAATGTTATTCTCCCCTCACAGTCACGACGAGAGGCGGCGCGGATGCTGTTGGAGTTCGATGCTGATCAGCGACTGTGGCAGGACACCGTGCGCGACGCCGTCGCGAAACAGTGCCCACCGTCGCTGGTGCGCAGCGTGGCCGAGGAGGGCGTCGACCCCAGCCCGCTGTGGAAATCGTATGTAGACCAGGGCTGGACCGAGCTCAGCGATGCGGACAGCGCCGTCGAGCTGGCCATCGTGCTCGAAGAGCTCGGCCGCGCCACCGACCCCACTCCGTTCCTGGCGACGATGAGCCAGTTCGCGCCGCTGGCCGCGGACCGATTCGACCCACACCAGTCGGGCACCGCGGTCTACAGCGGGATCGCGGCGCATCGTGACGCCGAGGGCTGGGTGCTGGACGGCACGGCACGCCACGTGCTCGACGGTGATCGCGCGGATCGCCTCGCGGTGGTGACCGATGCCGGGGTGTTCCTGGTCGAGTCCAGTCAGGTGTCGGCCCGGCGTTCGGCGGTGTTCGACCCGGTGCTGCACGTTGCCGACCTGTCGTTCGCGGAGGTTCGGGTGCCCGACAGCGAGCGGCTGACCGTCGACGCGGAGCGCGCCCACCATTTTGCGCTGACCGGCATGGCGATCACGATGGTCGGTGCCTGCCAGCGCATCCTCGATCTGGTGCTCGAGCACGTCAAAAGCCGTCAGCAGTTCGGCGTGCCGATCGGCTCGTTCCAGGCCGTCCAGCACAAGGCGGCCGACATGCACGTCGCCGTGCAACGGGCGCGGGCGCTGGCCTACTTCGCGGCGTTGACGATCGCGGCCGACGACCCCCGACGCCGGCTGGCGGCCGCGATGGCCAAGGCCTCGGCGGGGGAGTGCCAGTCGCTGGTGTTCCGGCACGGCCTACAGCTGCACGGCGCAATGGGATTCACGTGGGAGAACGATCTGCAGTTCGCGCTCAAACGCGCCAAAGCGGGTGAGCTGATGCTCGGCGGCGCGGCGGAGCACCGGGCGCGGATCGCGGAGGAATACCGTGCAGCTGACTTTTGATTCCGACGTCGAGGAGTTCCGGGCGGAGTTCTCGGCCTTTCTCGACGAAAACCTGCCTCCCGCAAGCGAAACGCTTGAGCGTCCCCGGTCGGTCTCGCACATGCCGCAGTGGGCACGCGACTGGCAGCGGCTGCTGTTCGACAACGGCTGGCTGCTGCCCAGTCAGCCGCCGGAATTCGGCGGTCGCAACGCGTCGGTCATTCAGCAGTTCGTCTACCTCGAGGAACTCAGCCGCCGCCGGATCTACCACAGCTTCAACCCGCAGGGCGTGAACATCGTTGGGGCGTCGCTGTTGTCGTTCGGCAGCGACGAGCAGAAGCGGCGCTGGGCGGTGCCGATCCTGCGGGCCGAGATCACCGCCTCACTCGGGATGAGCGAACCGAGTGCGGGCTCCGACCTGGCGTCGCTGCGCACCCGCGCGGTGCGCGACGGCGACCACTTCGTGGTCAACGGGCAGAAGGTGTGGACCTCGGGTGCCCACGACGCCGACGTCTTGTTGACCTTCGTCCGCACCAATCCAGATGCGCCGAAGCACAAGGGAATCAGCGCGCTCGTCATCCCCACCGACACCCCGGGTCTGGTGCGCCGGCCATTCCCGTCGATCTGCGGTATCGACGATCTGGATTTCAACGAGGTGTTCTTCACCGACGTGCGGGTGCCGGCCGAGAACCTGGTCGGCGAGCTCGACCAGGGTTGGCGGGTGGCCAACGGATCGTTGGGGCACGAACGGACCATGATGTGGCTGGGTTTCGCCGATCGCCTGGAGAACATGATCGACGACTTCCATCCCAGCACCGAGGTCGAGCGCGACCAGTACGCCAGCACGATCATGGACAAGCAGGCGCTGCGCCTGTTGGGTTCGGCGGCCCTGGCCCGCGCCGCGCGCGGCGAGGACGACGTCGCGGCGATCTCGGTGCTCAAGTTGCTCGGGTCCGAAGCGGAGTTGCGTGGCATGGAACTGGCATTGACCTCCGCGGGATCCGAGGGGCTCGTGCACCCCGGGCTGACGGGGCCGTATGCGCACATGAACCTCGACCACTACTTCGCCAGCTGGTTCGAGCGCTACGCCCGTAGCTTCTCCGGGACCATCGCCGGCGGCACCTCCGAAATTCAGCGCAACATCATCGCCCAGCGGGTGCTCGGCCTGCCGCGCGGCTAGCGCGGTCAG is part of the Mycobacterium mantenii genome and encodes:
- a CDS encoding acyl-CoA dehydrogenase family protein; its protein translation is MQLTFDAEVEAFRAEFVGFLTEHLPTQAQAAERPSSTSHVPEWSRRWQRLQFDHGWLLPGNPPEFGGRNANILQQFVHREELSRRRIYHCFNPQGVGIIAASLLSFGTEEQKRRWAVPILRAEKTASLGMSEPGAGSDLAGLRTKAELVGDEFVVNGQKVWTSGAHDADVILTFVRTDPNAPRHKGISALLIPTDTPGLVRRPFPSVYDSGELDFNEVFFNDVRVPADNLLGPLNGGWRVANGSLGHERTLMWMAFANRLEQLLEDYRPADEVNADHYATIVMDYYALRLLGSAALGRAARGEVDVAALSVLKVFGSEAEQSALRHALDAAGVGGLRDKMLTAPYNPYTPDLFTASWFARYISSYAGTIAGGTSEIQRNIIAQRVLGLPPR
- a CDS encoding acyl-CoA dehydrogenase family protein; the encoded protein is MLLEFDADQRLWQDTVRDAVAKQCPPSLVRSVAEEGVDPSPLWKSYVDQGWTELSDADSAVELAIVLEELGRATDPTPFLATMSQFAPLAADRFDPHQSGTAVYSGIAAHRDAEGWVLDGTARHVLDGDRADRLAVVTDAGVFLVESSQVSARRSAVFDPVLHVADLSFAEVRVPDSERLTVDAERAHHFALTGMAITMVGACQRILDLVLEHVKSRQQFGVPIGSFQAVQHKAADMHVAVQRARALAYFAALTIAADDPRRRLAAAMAKASAGECQSLVFRHGLQLHGAMGFTWENDLQFALKRAKAGELMLGGAAEHRARIAEEYRAADF
- a CDS encoding Rieske (2Fe-2S) protein; translation: MTEETKRPEPRLAQGREHVVATVDEIPPGTHKLVPIGRHGVGVYNVNGTFYAIANYCPHQGGPLCSGRARGRTIVDETAPGDSVMVRDLEYIYCPWHQWGFELATGTTAVKPEWSIRTYPVRVVGNDVLVQA
- a CDS encoding NAD(P)-dependent oxidoreductase encodes the protein MGFPMACRLIEKKHDVVAFDTRSEALERVVALGARPASSPKEVADHAETVLASLPTPGASLEVATGAAGVIEGARVQRYVDLSTVGSQMAVQIHGVLAERNIVGMDSPVSGGVGGAEKGTLALMVSGPHDEFAVVRTVLEALGRPVYVGDKPGSAQTMKLANNILAANVLAATAEVVVMGVKAGLDPGVMIEVLNAGSGATSASRDKFPRAILPRTFDYGFATGLMLKDVRLYLDEARALGVPAVVAETTGRLWEALARDEGPDSDFTTVIKPFERAAGVTVGGPSD
- a CDS encoding amidohydrolase family protein; its protein translation is MTLTHSQERAPAAERIAVRCVDSDVHPAPKRGELLPYLPEPWRSKYFLTRNVGEQIYYDAPDYAHSYAMRVDTFPPNGEFPCSDPDLAFRQLIMEAGADIAILEPAAYPARIPEAQHAMSCALNDWQANHWLDSHNNWHQRWRGSICATIEEPEESVREIERWAGHPYMAQILIKAEPRPPWGNPKYDPIWAAATKHDIPVSCHLSRSHFDELPMPPVGYPSYNHDFMVTYSLLAANQVMSLIFDGVFDRFPTLRIVFVEHAFTWILPLMWRMDAIYEARKSWVDIKRKPSEYVKDHIKFTTQPLDYPEDKTELTRALEWMECEKILLFSSDYPHWTFDDPRWLVKHLPKHARDAVMYKNGIATYHLPETVPVLEGQVRVL
- a CDS encoding acyl-CoA dehydrogenase family protein gives rise to the protein MQLTFDSDVEEFRAEFSAFLDENLPPASETLERPRSVSHMPQWARDWQRLLFDNGWLLPSQPPEFGGRNASVIQQFVYLEELSRRRIYHSFNPQGVNIVGASLLSFGSDEQKRRWAVPILRAEITASLGMSEPSAGSDLASLRTRAVRDGDHFVVNGQKVWTSGAHDADVLLTFVRTNPDAPKHKGISALVIPTDTPGLVRRPFPSICGIDDLDFNEVFFTDVRVPAENLVGELDQGWRVANGSLGHERTMMWLGFADRLENMIDDFHPSTEVERDQYASTIMDKQALRLLGSAALARAARGEDDVAAISVLKLLGSEAELRGMELALTSAGSEGLVHPGLTGPYAHMNLDHYFASWFERYARSFSGTIAGGTSEIQRNIIAQRVLGLPRG
- a CDS encoding ferredoxin, with the translated sequence MKIRLDRTICDGFGICAKHAPGYFSLDDWGYASLIGDGTVAESDRDAVMRALLDCPVHAIAEIGERTSPSHNPPLADSEDPAEHLKTEENEAEWGFTR
- a CDS encoding NADH-ubiquinone oxidoreductase-F iron-sulfur binding region domain-containing protein — encoded protein: MNTTQSTTTITTATFPGCTPRLLCEQAQGREDLVAYRKLGGYRPLADADEFLSEVDASGLVGRGGAAFPLAVKLRTVRDNGRFIVDTGGPVVVANGEEGEPASVKDRWLLRNRPHLVLDGLRLAAAVVGADRAYVYVSDPESAHSVESALGELEPDALGVAIEMLTVQPGYVAGEETAAVRAINGGPAKPTDKPPRPFETGVDDRPTLVSNVETLANLPYLQGHGSAEFRSQGTTLSPGTFLATITGAGKPPVLYELPLGLPFTELLVLHGVSAEQVRGALMGGYFAGLLNRSVLETTLDHETMRRVGSGLGCGAISVITGDCPVAVAASVLAYFDRENAGQCGSCFNGTAAMAAAAGALRDGAATTEDVERLRRWSVLLRGRGACATLDAATNVAAGLLDQFPDEVDAHLGGRCPDCARGAFRADRPYEAEPVRHA
- a CDS encoding amidohydrolase family protein, translating into MITHADGTSTPLIDASVHIFFPSNKALRKTLREPFKSRGFPDYEMDWYGAPGGEYAPNTEGPDRHYPGSDPEFVANELFSKRGVDVAVLHPMARGIMPDRHLGSALHAAHNEMMVSNWLDSGEFGQRFRGTIRVNPDDIPGALREIEKWRAHPRVVQIGVPLQSRELYGKPQFWPIWEAAVDAGLPVAAHIEVGSGIAFAPTPNGNTRTYEQYVSFMALNYLYHLMNMIAEGVFERFDGLKFVWGDGAADFVTPFIWRMDTFGRPHLEQTPWAPRIPSDYLPGHVYFVQGSLDGPGDVEFAGEWFGFTGKDDMVMFGSSYPHWQCGDVKKLPSALSAEQREKLCWRNAAQLYGIDIPAGVGAQ
- a CDS encoding alpha/beta fold hydrolase gives rise to the protein MPSIEINGGNVVYEILGDSGDLIALTPGGRFSKEIPGLRPLADALAAGGYRVLLWDRPNCGASDVQFYGQSESHMRAETLHKLVTGLGFEHCILAGGSGGARDSMLTTMLYPEMVTKLVVWNIVGGTYGTFVLGSFYIIPSILAVRGTGMDGVVKVAEWRERIEENPNNKQRFLDFDKDEFLKLMLRWLNAFVSKPGQTIPGVEDEMFDRIKVPTLIIRGGENDMDHPKRTSLEVSCLIKGSKLIDPPWPEDAWERASEDRAAGRVQHFNMFDTWVQAAPAILEFLGS
- a CDS encoding nitroreductase family protein; translated protein: MSTARTIRRFTDEPVDDATLVRCLEAARWAPSGANAQGWRFVVLRSPEQRAVVAKAAAHALEVIEPVYGMSRPAADDNSRRARTYRATYELHDRAGEFTSVLFAQAHYPTASELLLGGSIFPAMQNFLLAARAQGLGACLTSWASYGGEQLLRDAVGIPEGWMVAGHIVVGWPKGNHGPLRRRPLAEFVNLDRWDNAADGLVTST
- a CDS encoding carboxymuconolactone decarboxylase family protein; translated protein: MDRETYQRGLHIRSEVLGEEYVKRALADADDFTGPLQDLVTEYCWGAVWGREELPRKTRSLLNLAMISVLNRPNELRTHVKAALTNGVTREEIREVFLQVAIYAGVPAAVDSFRIAGEAFAERDRDRGDR